Proteins from a genomic interval of Qipengyuania sp. JC766:
- the murF gene encoding UDP-N-acetylmuramoyl-tripeptide--D-alanyl-D-alanine ligase, translating into MMAHALLQTWPEDDRDLLPLALWDAAAIAEATGGVASGSFQVSGVEMDSRDVREGDLFVALRGEAMDGHRFLEAAFANGAAAALVDREVPYPHVRVADTTAALHALAAASRRRADAVRIGVTGSVGKTGVKEAIFAALDRSSRGAAHRSVRSYNNHVGVPLSLARMPARSRYGVFEMGMNHAGEIDVLTGHVQPHVAVVTTIAPAHIENLGSEEAIADAKAEIFGGLGEGGIAVIPADSPHFARLRDHALAAGAKICAFGRGPDADMRLLDAIPQGHGGALVTAELNGTRLCYSVSEPGEHWIDNSLCVMAAVHAAGGDLAAAGLALAEMGGLKGRGARHRIEVPGGKATLIDESYNANPASMRATLRQLGQTPAGRRIAVLGAMKELGDFSARFHEQLAEPIGAANIDHVVLVGEEMRPLYRHLGKEAAAVLGNGGTFAHCASAADAIEALEEYGLTAGDAVLVKGSNSVGLGALVARLTGAN; encoded by the coding sequence ATGATGGCGCACGCATTGCTGCAGACCTGGCCCGAGGACGATCGCGACCTGCTGCCGCTGGCGCTGTGGGATGCCGCAGCCATCGCGGAGGCGACCGGCGGCGTCGCCAGCGGGTCCTTCCAGGTCTCGGGCGTGGAAATGGACTCGCGCGACGTGCGCGAAGGGGACCTTTTCGTGGCGCTGCGCGGGGAAGCGATGGACGGCCACCGGTTCCTAGAAGCGGCGTTTGCCAATGGCGCGGCCGCCGCGCTGGTCGACCGCGAAGTGCCCTATCCGCATGTGCGCGTGGCGGACACCACGGCCGCGTTGCACGCGCTGGCCGCGGCATCGCGCCGGCGGGCGGATGCGGTTCGCATCGGCGTGACGGGCTCTGTCGGCAAGACGGGCGTCAAGGAAGCGATCTTCGCCGCGCTCGACCGGTCGTCGCGCGGGGCGGCGCACCGTTCGGTCCGCAGCTACAACAACCATGTCGGCGTTCCGCTCAGCCTTGCCCGGATGCCCGCGCGCAGCCGTTACGGCGTGTTCGAGATGGGAATGAACCACGCCGGCGAGATCGACGTGCTGACGGGCCATGTGCAGCCGCACGTGGCGGTGGTCACCACCATCGCGCCCGCGCATATCGAGAACCTCGGCTCCGAAGAGGCGATCGCCGATGCGAAGGCGGAAATCTTCGGCGGTCTGGGCGAAGGGGGCATTGCCGTCATTCCGGCCGACAGCCCGCATTTCGCGCGCCTGCGCGATCATGCCCTCGCCGCCGGCGCGAAGATCTGTGCCTTCGGGCGCGGTCCGGATGCGGACATGCGGCTGCTCGATGCCATCCCGCAGGGGCATGGCGGGGCGCTGGTCACGGCCGAACTGAACGGGACGCGGCTCTGCTATTCCGTGTCGGAGCCGGGCGAACACTGGATCGACAATTCGCTGTGCGTGATGGCGGCGGTCCATGCCGCGGGCGGGGACCTTGCCGCGGCGGGCCTCGCGCTGGCCGAGATGGGCGGTCTGAAGGGCCGCGGCGCGCGCCACCGGATCGAAGTGCCGGGCGGCAAGGCGACGCTGATCGACGAAAGCTACAACGCCAATCCCGCTTCCATGCGCGCGACCCTGCGCCAGCTGGGCCAGACCCCGGCGGGGCGGCGGATCGCCGTGCTGGGCGCGATGAAGGAGCTGGGCGATTTCTCCGCCCGGTTCCACGAACAGCTGGCCGAGCCGATCGGGGCCGCGAACATCGATCACGTGGTGCTGGTGGGCGAGGAAATGCGCCCGCTCTATCGCCATTTGGGGAAAGAGGCGGCGGCGGTCCTTGGCAATGGCGGGACCTTCGCGCATTGCGCAAGTGCGGCCGATGCGATCGAGGCGCTGGAGGAATACGGGCTGACCGCCGGGGACGCGGTGCTGGTCAAGGGCTCCAACTCGGTCGGCCTCGGAGCGCTGGTGGCCCGCTTGACGGGCGCGAACTGA
- a CDS encoding UDP-N-acetylmuramoyl-L-alanyl-D-glutamate--2,6-diaminopimelate ligase codes for MRLEELARKAGLSLAQDAGGAQVTGFAIDHRKVAPGTVFGAFRGARFDGEDFIDAAVKGGAAAIVARPGATVEGAVHIASDEPRRTFAALAAQYFRPVPGTIVAVTGTNGKTSTVEMTRQLWRMAGERAASIGTLGVTTPDESVSTGLTTPDIVTFLSNMSGLAREGVTHVAYEASSHGLSQYRNEGLAVAAAAFTNFSRDHLDYHADMEDYFSAKMRLFDEVVTDGAKAVIWTDTDVWSDRAIEHAKARGLDVLTVGEKGGTIRLLGRTPTQLGQDLRIAYDGAERTLRLPLIGAYQVANALTAAALVIATGGDAGRTFENLGRLQPVRGRLERAVIAPVGAPVYIDYAHTPDALEAAILALKPHAAGRLITVFGAGGDRDAGKRAPMGEAAARHSDVVIVTDDNPRGEDAAAIRAEVLRGAPDAREFGGRRDAIAAAIAEARAEDIVLIAGKGHEQGQIIGSGENMRVLPFDDVQVARECAAAEGAA; via the coding sequence ATGCGGCTGGAAGAACTTGCCCGCAAGGCCGGCCTTTCGCTGGCGCAGGATGCCGGCGGCGCGCAGGTCACAGGCTTCGCGATCGACCACCGCAAGGTCGCGCCGGGCACTGTCTTCGGCGCCTTTCGCGGAGCGCGCTTCGACGGCGAGGATTTCATCGACGCGGCCGTGAAGGGCGGGGCGGCGGCGATCGTCGCGCGGCCCGGGGCCACGGTCGAAGGCGCGGTCCATATCGCGAGCGACGAGCCGCGCCGCACCTTCGCGGCGCTGGCGGCGCAGTATTTCCGGCCGGTACCGGGCACGATCGTGGCGGTGACCGGCACCAACGGCAAGACATCGACGGTGGAAATGACCCGCCAGCTGTGGCGGATGGCGGGCGAACGCGCCGCCAGCATCGGAACGCTGGGCGTCACCACGCCGGACGAGAGCGTGTCCACCGGCCTCACCACGCCCGACATCGTGACTTTCCTGTCCAACATGAGTGGTCTGGCACGCGAAGGCGTGACCCATGTCGCCTACGAGGCGTCCAGCCACGGCCTTAGCCAGTACCGCAACGAAGGGCTGGCCGTCGCCGCGGCGGCATTCACCAATTTCAGCCGCGACCACCTCGACTACCACGCGGACATGGAGGATTATTTCTCCGCCAAGATGCGCCTGTTCGACGAGGTCGTGACCGACGGCGCGAAGGCGGTGATCTGGACCGATACGGATGTCTGGTCGGACCGCGCGATCGAACACGCGAAGGCGCGCGGGCTGGACGTTTTGACGGTGGGCGAGAAGGGCGGGACTATCCGCCTGCTGGGCCGCACCCCGACCCAGCTGGGGCAGGATTTACGGATCGCCTATGACGGCGCTGAGCGCACGCTGCGCCTGCCGCTGATCGGGGCGTACCAGGTTGCGAACGCCCTGACCGCGGCGGCGCTGGTCATTGCGACCGGCGGCGACGCGGGACGCACGTTCGAGAACCTTGGGCGGTTGCAGCCCGTGCGTGGACGGCTGGAACGGGCCGTCATCGCCCCGGTCGGCGCGCCGGTCTATATCGACTACGCCCACACGCCTGACGCGCTGGAAGCGGCGATCCTGGCGCTGAAGCCCCATGCCGCTGGCCGCCTCATCACCGTGTTCGGTGCGGGCGGCGACCGCGATGCGGGCAAGCGCGCCCCGATGGGCGAGGCGGCCGCGCGCCATTCGGACGTCGTCATCGTGACCGACGACAATCCGCGCGGGGAAGATGCCGCCGCCATTCGCGCCGAAGTCCTGCGCGGTGCGCCGGACGCCCGCGAGTTCGGCGGCCGTCGCGATGCCATCGCCGCGGCGATTGCCGAAGCACGGGCGGAGGACATCGTGCTGATCGCGGGCAAGGGGCACGAACAGGGACAGATCATCGGTAGCGGAGAGAATATGCGGGTCTTGCCATTCGACGATGTTCAGGTTGCGCGCGAATGCGCCGCGGCCGAAGGAGCGGCATGA